From the Gordonia bronchialis DSM 43247 genome, one window contains:
- a CDS encoding TetR/AcrR family transcriptional regulator C-terminal domain-containing protein, which translates to MPKSLVDLLWRDSPHAPVAGSRGPRSRRSLSDVVDGAVTLADASGLDALTIRSLAEALGISAMSMYTHINTRDDLLVLMADTAHARMALPPFGRAGWRARVTRVAESNRQLFVTHPWLLHVTDQRVALGPGTIAKYDHELHAFDGTGLTDVDRDAALTFVLNFVAAGAAAQLRPAQDFDTIWAESAARLERYVGQSHPLARRIGQAAGEAMGAPYSATRAWIFGLQRVLAGLREIIEAD; encoded by the coding sequence ATGCCCAAGTCGCTGGTCGACCTGTTGTGGCGGGACAGCCCACACGCGCCGGTCGCCGGCAGCCGTGGACCACGTTCGAGACGTTCGCTCTCCGACGTTGTCGACGGTGCCGTGACCCTCGCCGACGCATCGGGACTCGACGCGCTCACCATCCGCTCGCTCGCCGAGGCCTTGGGCATATCAGCGATGTCGATGTACACCCACATCAACACCCGCGACGATCTCCTGGTCCTGATGGCCGACACCGCGCATGCCCGGATGGCTCTCCCACCCTTCGGACGTGCGGGCTGGCGCGCCCGCGTGACACGCGTCGCCGAGTCGAATCGTCAACTGTTCGTGACCCATCCGTGGCTACTACACGTCACCGATCAGCGCGTCGCCCTGGGACCGGGGACAATTGCCAAGTACGACCACGAACTCCACGCCTTCGACGGCACCGGCCTAACGGACGTCGACCGGGACGCGGCGCTGACCTTCGTGCTGAACTTCGTCGCCGCGGGCGCGGCGGCGCAACTCCGTCCGGCACAGGACTTCGATACGATCTGGGCCGAGTCGGCGGCGAGACTGGAACGCTATGTGGGCCAGTCCCATCCCCTGGCCCGTCGGATCGGTCAGGCCGCCGGTGAGGCGATGGGGGCACCCTACAGCGCGACCCGCGCGTGGATATTCGGCCTGCAGCGGGTATTGGCCGGGTTGCGCGAGATCATCGAGGCCGACTGA
- a CDS encoding AAA family ATPase has protein sequence MHRHSRAVILSGCSGGGKSTVLQPLAARGFATVAEPGRRIVRHELRTGGEALPWLDPSHFARRCIQLARTDLGGHDDSRWRFFDRGLVDVDTALRHHEGVGACTVDELKSYHHRVFLTPPWRALYAVDDERQLGFAEAVDEYSRLLNAYRGLAYTVTVLPKVDAAQRADMILTELELI, from the coding sequence ATGCATCGACACTCGCGCGCTGTCATACTGTCGGGCTGCTCCGGAGGCGGCAAATCCACTGTGCTGCAACCCTTGGCAGCGCGCGGATTCGCCACCGTCGCTGAGCCCGGCCGGCGAATCGTTCGCCACGAACTCAGGACCGGCGGAGAGGCGTTACCGTGGCTGGACCCGTCACATTTCGCTCGGCGCTGCATCCAGCTGGCACGCACGGACCTTGGCGGCCACGACGACAGCCGGTGGCGCTTCTTCGACCGTGGCCTGGTCGACGTCGACACCGCGTTGCGGCACCACGAGGGCGTCGGCGCCTGCACGGTCGACGAGCTCAAGAGCTATCACCACCGAGTCTTCCTGACACCGCCCTGGCGAGCGCTCTACGCCGTTGACGATGAGCGTCAGCTGGGGTTCGCCGAGGCCGTCGACGAATACTCGCGACTTCTCAATGCTTATCGGGGACTCGCTTACACCGTCACCGTGCTGCCGAAGGTGGATGCCGCCCAGCGCGCCGACATGATCCTCACCGAGTTGGAACTCATCTGA
- the arsB gene encoding ACR3 family arsenite efflux transporter encodes MTATDTAVAGKLSTLDRFLPVWIGAAMVAGLLLGRVVPGLGDTLAAVELDGISLPIALGLLIMMYPVLAKVRYDRLDSVTGDRRLLLGSLALNWIIGPALMFALAWLLLPDLPEYRTGLIIVGLARCIAMVIIWNDLACGDREAAAVLVALNSVFQVVMFAVLGWFYLSVLPGWLGLEQTTIDTSPWQIAKSVLIFLGIPLVAGFLTRRIGERTKGRDWYESSFLPRLGPWALYGLLFTIVILFALQGEQITSQPWDVVRIALPLLIYFAVMWGGGFVLGAAMGLGYARTTTLAFTAAGNNFELAIAVAIATYGATSGQALAGVIGPLIEVPVLVALVYVSLALRKRFTTPTTASSPDVSKEPARDA; translated from the coding sequence GTGACCGCCACCGACACCGCGGTCGCGGGCAAGTTGTCGACGCTGGACCGGTTTCTGCCGGTGTGGATCGGCGCCGCGATGGTCGCCGGACTGCTGCTCGGTCGAGTCGTCCCCGGCCTGGGTGACACTTTGGCGGCGGTCGAGCTCGACGGCATCTCGCTGCCGATCGCCCTCGGATTGCTGATCATGATGTATCCGGTGCTGGCCAAGGTGCGCTACGACCGACTCGACTCGGTCACCGGTGATCGTCGCCTGCTACTCGGGTCGTTGGCGTTGAACTGGATCATCGGACCGGCGTTGATGTTCGCGCTGGCCTGGCTCCTGCTCCCGGATCTGCCGGAGTACCGGACCGGACTGATCATCGTCGGCCTGGCCCGATGCATCGCGATGGTCATCATCTGGAACGACCTGGCGTGCGGCGACCGCGAAGCCGCTGCTGTTCTCGTCGCACTGAACTCGGTGTTCCAGGTGGTCATGTTCGCCGTGCTGGGTTGGTTCTACCTCTCGGTGTTGCCCGGATGGCTGGGCCTGGAGCAGACCACCATCGACACCTCGCCGTGGCAGATCGCGAAGTCGGTGCTGATCTTCCTCGGTATACCCCTGGTCGCAGGCTTCCTCACCCGCCGCATCGGCGAGCGAACCAAAGGCCGCGACTGGTACGAGTCCTCGTTCCTGCCGCGTCTCGGGCCGTGGGCCCTTTACGGGTTGCTGTTCACCATCGTCATCCTGTTCGCGTTGCAAGGTGAGCAGATCACGTCGCAGCCGTGGGACGTCGTGCGGATCGCTCTGCCGCTGCTGATCTACTTCGCGGTGATGTGGGGCGGTGGGTTCGTGCTCGGGGCCGCGATGGGGCTGGGGTATGCGCGAACCACCACGCTGGCGTTCACCGCCGCGGGCAACAACTTCGAGCTCGCCATCGCCGTCGCGATCGCCACCTACGGTGCAACATCCGGCCAGGCCCTGGCCGGAGTCATCGGACCACTCATCGAGGTCCCCGTCCTCGTCGCCCTCGTGTACGTGTCCCTGGCACTGCGGAAACGCTTCACCACCCCAACCACTGCCTCCAGCCCGGATGTGTCGAAGGAGCCGGCTCGCGATGCCTGA
- a CDS encoding MFS transporter, giving the protein MDFLITPSGYTFSIWSVIYVLSIVVCVALVAHHQTGVQAGTRIVVDLSIAFAGATTWILFSAAEWTWITSIVLTVMTLVLLDAARLAAGPDDASGHSMIRTLVRVLIGIYAARATAAVFQNWASDIGTAGADPTALGWQLTILILDAIVGIVVTGLVGAPLPFYPLTLIWALTGIVVAGWSVTIEVVIACLVAIVLVIAAYLASRNRTALV; this is encoded by the coding sequence GTGGACTTTCTGATCACCCCGAGCGGATACACCTTCTCGATCTGGTCGGTGATCTATGTCCTCTCCATCGTTGTGTGCGTGGCGTTGGTCGCCCACCACCAAACCGGTGTGCAGGCCGGCACCAGGATCGTCGTCGACTTGTCGATCGCTTTTGCGGGAGCGACGACCTGGATCCTGTTCTCCGCAGCGGAATGGACGTGGATCACCTCGATCGTCCTCACCGTGATGACGCTGGTCCTACTCGACGCCGCTCGGCTCGCCGCCGGCCCCGACGATGCCTCTGGTCACAGCATGATCCGTACACTGGTACGCGTCCTGATCGGCATCTATGCAGCGAGGGCTACGGCAGCGGTCTTCCAGAACTGGGCGTCGGACATCGGTACCGCCGGCGCCGATCCCACCGCGCTCGGATGGCAACTCACCATCCTCATACTCGACGCAATCGTGGGAATCGTCGTCACCGGCCTCGTCGGCGCACCGCTGCCGTTCTATCCCCTGACGCTGATCTGGGCGTTGACAGGCATCGTCGTCGCCGGGTGGTCGGTGACGATCGAGGTGGTGATCGCCTGCCTTGTCGCGATCGTTCTGGTCATAGCCGCGTACCTAGCGTCGAGGAATCGAACCGCACTCGTTTGA
- a CDS encoding arsenate reductase ArsC — translation MPEDLLDEQLSRSEHRAQPELLMPHAVLARTAADLAAKYEGVVSRQTVERCVFESYTALRRTSRVHAHLTTLAGRFAADRLRALAQSDGSVPKDVPEVLFVCVQNAGRSQMAAGLLTHHAAGRVHVRSAGSAPAHSINPTVVEAMTEIGVDMGTQYPKPLTDDVVAAADVVVAMGCGDACPIYPGKRYLDWTVADPQGRPLDEVRAIRDDLDARVRGLLTELTTERV, via the coding sequence ATGCCTGAGGATCTGTTGGACGAGCAGCTAAGTCGCAGTGAACACCGCGCGCAGCCCGAACTGTTGATGCCCCATGCCGTGCTCGCCCGTACCGCCGCTGACCTGGCCGCCAAGTATGAGGGGGTGGTGTCTCGCCAGACGGTGGAACGCTGTGTGTTCGAGTCCTACACCGCCTTACGGCGCACCTCCCGGGTGCATGCGCACCTGACGACCTTGGCGGGCAGGTTCGCGGCTGATCGGTTACGCGCCCTGGCCCAGTCCGATGGATCGGTGCCCAAGGATGTGCCCGAAGTTCTGTTCGTCTGCGTCCAGAACGCCGGCCGCTCACAGATGGCCGCCGGATTGTTGACCCACCACGCCGCCGGGCGGGTACACGTGCGCTCCGCCGGGTCAGCCCCCGCGCACTCGATCAACCCGACCGTCGTCGAAGCAATGACCGAGATCGGCGTCGACATGGGCACGCAGTACCCCAAACCGCTCACCGACGATGTAGTCGCCGCCGCCGACGTGGTCGTAGCCATGGGTTGCGGCGACGCGTGTCCGATCTATCCCGGCAAACGCTATCTGGACTGGACGGTCGCGGACCCCCAGGGCCGTCCCCTCGACGAGGTTCGCGCGATCCGCGACGATCTTGACGCCCGAGTTCGTGGTCTTCTCACCGAACTCACCACCGAACGTGTGTGA
- a CDS encoding TetR/AcrR family transcriptional regulator: MPRASAVDAARTAQRVLEFATALFAERGFREVSLADVALAAGVTRGAVYHHYGSKAKLFAAVAAHLQARVAEAVVAAADAAGSSPTDQLRSGSHAFLDAITTGDAVRVLLIDAPAVIGWQEWRRLDAQNSATHLSDALSSAGVPTDLLDATTAQLSGAMNEAALWIAQEDDSTHARVRSHVVLDRLIDAYLT, encoded by the coding sequence ATGCCCCGCGCCAGTGCCGTCGACGCCGCTCGCACCGCCCAGCGGGTTCTCGAGTTCGCGACCGCGCTCTTCGCCGAGAGAGGTTTTCGCGAGGTATCGCTCGCGGACGTGGCGCTGGCCGCCGGCGTCACTCGCGGAGCGGTCTATCACCACTACGGAAGCAAGGCCAAGCTGTTCGCCGCTGTAGCGGCTCACCTGCAAGCGCGCGTTGCCGAAGCAGTTGTCGCCGCGGCAGATGCGGCTGGATCGTCGCCGACAGACCAGCTGCGCAGCGGGTCTCACGCCTTCCTGGACGCGATAACGACCGGCGACGCAGTACGGGTCTTGCTGATCGACGCTCCCGCGGTGATCGGCTGGCAGGAGTGGCGACGCCTCGACGCCCAGAACTCGGCAACACATCTGAGCGACGCCTTGAGCAGTGCGGGGGTTCCGACCGACCTGCTCGACGCCACAACCGCACAACTCTCCGGAGCGATGAACGAAGCCGCACTCTGGATTGCGCAGGAAGACGACTCCACGCATGCCCGCGTCCGCTCACACGTCGTCCTCGACCGGCTGATCGATGCCTACCTGACGTAG
- a CDS encoding ArsR/SmtB family transcription factor: MSNKNLLLPPGRGLSSDETGAVTPLLKALADPVRLRLLSEVAAHPGGEACVCDISGPFELSQPTISHHLKVLRQAGLVTSERRATWVYYRVNTEALQQLSGLLGDLATVVGETRSCEADQ, translated from the coding sequence GTGTCGAATAAGAATCTCCTGCTGCCACCCGGCCGCGGCCTCAGTAGCGACGAGACCGGGGCTGTCACCCCACTGTTGAAGGCACTCGCTGATCCGGTTCGACTGCGGTTGCTGTCGGAGGTCGCTGCGCATCCGGGCGGCGAGGCGTGCGTGTGCGACATCTCCGGGCCGTTCGAGCTGTCGCAGCCGACGATCTCGCACCATCTGAAGGTGCTGCGCCAGGCGGGTCTGGTGACCAGCGAGCGCCGCGCGACCTGGGTGTACTACCGGGTGAACACCGAAGCGCTGCAACAACTGTCGGGCCTGCTGGGCGATCTCGCCACGGTCGTGGGGGAAACGCGGTCGTGTGAGGCCGACCAGTGA
- a CDS encoding VOC family protein has translation MSATGFYPVLMSSDVGAAAGFYRDLLGFQTTFETDWYVSLRLDAFELAILAHDHPTVPGDYRALPKGVIVNLEVEDVDAMHDKLTSRGDVECVLPIRSEDFGQRHFIVAAPDGVLLDVIQPIAPSGEYADAYQ, from the coding sequence ATGTCTGCTACCGGCTTCTATCCCGTCCTCATGTCGAGCGACGTCGGCGCGGCCGCCGGGTTCTACCGGGATCTACTCGGATTCCAGACCACGTTCGAAACCGATTGGTACGTCAGCCTGCGGCTCGACGCCTTTGAGCTCGCAATCCTTGCCCACGATCACCCGACGGTGCCGGGGGACTACCGCGCGCTTCCGAAAGGCGTGATCGTGAACCTCGAGGTCGAGGACGTCGACGCGATGCACGACAAGCTCACGTCCCGAGGCGACGTCGAGTGCGTGCTGCCGATCCGCAGCGAAGATTTTGGGCAGCGTCACTTCATCGTCGCGGCACCAGATGGTGTGCTGCTCGACGTGATCCAGCCGATCGCGCCGTCGGGGGAGTACGCCGACGCCTACCAGTGA
- a CDS encoding VOC family protein has product MQINQTAVSLNVDDVAASADFARTHFGFTEQMAAEGFVSLAHPSAGVNVIFLATGLPTFKPAQIAGSAGQGLLLVFVVDDVDAEYGRLRDGGAQVVTPPETEPWGERFCQFADPNGLIWQLVQWVDAG; this is encoded by the coding sequence ATGCAGATCAACCAAACCGCCGTGTCGCTCAACGTCGACGATGTCGCAGCCTCCGCCGATTTCGCCCGCACACACTTCGGCTTCACCGAACAGATGGCTGCCGAAGGCTTTGTGTCACTGGCGCATCCGTCCGCCGGTGTGAACGTGATTTTCCTTGCCACGGGGCTGCCGACGTTCAAACCCGCGCAGATCGCCGGGTCGGCCGGGCAGGGGCTTCTGCTGGTGTTCGTCGTCGATGACGTCGACGCGGAATACGGGCGGCTGCGGGACGGTGGCGCGCAGGTGGTGACACCACCGGAAACCGAGCCGTGGGGCGAGAGGTTCTGTCAGTTCGCCGATCCGAATGGACTCATCTGGCAACTCGTGCAGTGGGTGGATGCCGGGTAG
- a CDS encoding ArsR/SmtB family transcription factor: MSNQNGAVRCIPLAREPLSDERADGLSRMFKALGDPVRLRLLSLVASHAGGEACVCDISASFDVSQPTISHHLKVLRSAGLLDCERRGTWVYYWVIPSALQQLSTVLADPSQSQSLPTTTARA, translated from the coding sequence ATGTCGAATCAAAATGGCGCTGTGCGGTGTATACCGCTCGCCCGCGAGCCGCTGTCCGACGAACGGGCCGACGGCCTGTCGCGGATGTTCAAGGCCCTGGGCGACCCGGTGCGTTTACGACTGCTCAGCCTCGTCGCGAGTCATGCGGGCGGGGAAGCATGCGTCTGCGACATCTCCGCATCCTTCGACGTGTCCCAACCGACGATCTCTCACCACCTCAAGGTACTGCGCTCCGCCGGGTTGCTCGATTGCGAGCGCCGCGGAACGTGGGTGTATTACTGGGTCATTCCTTCTGCGCTGCAACAGTTGTCGACGGTCCTCGCCGATCCGTCACAGTCGCAGAGTCTCCCCACGACGACAGCACGCGCGTGA
- a CDS encoding nucleotidyltransferase domain-containing protein has translation MQLNKPLGTVTPTLDGDVLAVLASADATFTISQVHRILTTVSAEGIRKVLNRLAIQGVVLHDQVGRTNTYRLNTEHLAAEPIMALARLNAEFLNRLEVHLHEWGETLRYAAVFGSAATGHMRLDSDIDLILVRSDSDHEASDLWEQRATEVARRITAWTGNDGRIVEYGADEFRAAAAAGEPLLLDVAKHGLTVAGTRSWFNAQLRQASGRF, from the coding sequence GTGCAATTGAACAAGCCGTTGGGCACGGTAACGCCGACCCTGGACGGAGATGTACTCGCGGTCTTGGCGTCCGCAGACGCTACATTCACGATCAGCCAGGTCCATCGCATCCTGACCACGGTATCGGCTGAAGGGATCCGCAAGGTCCTCAATCGACTCGCCATCCAGGGCGTGGTGTTGCACGACCAGGTGGGTCGGACAAACACCTATCGCCTCAACACCGAACACCTTGCTGCAGAGCCGATCATGGCGCTGGCGCGGCTCAACGCCGAGTTTCTGAACCGCCTCGAAGTGCATCTCCACGAGTGGGGTGAAACGTTGCGCTACGCCGCGGTGTTCGGGTCGGCAGCGACAGGGCATATGCGGCTCGATAGCGACATCGACCTGATTCTGGTGCGCAGCGATTCGGACCACGAGGCCAGTGATTTGTGGGAGCAGCGCGCGACCGAGGTTGCCAGACGTATTACTGCGTGGACCGGCAACGACGGTCGCATAGTTGAGTACGGTGCGGACGAGTTTCGCGCCGCGGCCGCCGCCGGAGAACCTCTGCTTCTGGACGTGGCGAAGCACGGCCTCACCGTGGCGGGAACGCGGTCTTGGTTCAACGCACAGCTGCGCCAGGCCTCGGGGAGGTTCTGA